A region from the Aegilops tauschii subsp. strangulata cultivar AL8/78 chromosome 5, Aet v6.0, whole genome shotgun sequence genome encodes:
- the LOC109778704 gene encoding probable carboxylesterase 2 — protein MVSKIKRLPTLAKVALLLLVLLLLLAAILLLIFLVPRRRTAPLPPPAAPPGPADNCSSDRAVAFDFSPFLVQYRGGCVHRMDGTARVPAGVDAATGVTSKDVVINHVTGLGARMYLPPKLAAGGKKEKEKEKDLPVVVFFHGGAFVIMTPFEPKYHDYLNALVARARVVAVSVDYRLAPEHPLPAAYDDSWAALNWAARNADAGPEPWLRDRGNLSRLFLAGDSAGANIAHNMAMRAGSGSGLEGGAAILGVLLLDPYFWGKRPVGAETRDPATRRRYEETWSFVCGGRYGIDDPLINPLAAPASALRRLACARVAVTTSGLDNFEARGEAYAAALNGSGWRGEVVRYETAGERHVYFLDQPASPKSARELAFAAAYLSRE, from the coding sequence ATGGTGTCCAAGATCAAGCGCCTCCCGACGCTGGCCAAGGTGGCCCTGCTGCTCCTcgtcctgctcctcctcctcgccgccatCCTGCTGCTCATCTTCCtcgtcccgcgccgccgcacGGCGCCGCTGCCGCCCCCCGCGGCGCCCCCGGGCCCGGCGGACAACTGCTCCTCCGACCGCGCCGTGGCGTTCGACTTCTCCCCGTTCCTCGTCCAGTACAGGGGCGGCTGCGTCCACCGGATGGACGGCACCGCGCGCGTCCCCGCCGGCGTCGACGCGGCCACCGGGGTGACGTCCAAGGACGTCGTCATCAACCACGTGACCGGCCTCGGGGCCAGGATGTACCTGCCGCCGAAGCTGGCAGCCGGTGgcaagaaggagaaggagaaggagaaggaccTGCCGGTCGTGGTGTTCTTCCACGGCGGCGCGTTCGTTATCATGACGCCGTTCGAGCCCAAGTACCACGACTACCTGAACGCGCTGGTGGCCAGGGCGCGCGTGGTGGCGGTGTCCGTGGACtaccgcctggcgccggagcacCCGCTGCCGGCCGCCTACGACGACTCGTGGGCGGCGCTCAACTGGGCCGCCAGGAACGCGGACGCCGGGCCGGAGCCGTGGCTGCGGGACCGCGGGAACCTCTCCCGCCTCTTCCTCGCGGGCGACAGCGCGGGCGCCAACATCGCGCACAACATGGCGATGCGCGCCGGGAGCGGGAGCGGGCTGGAGGGCGGCGCGGCCATCCTGGGCGTGCTGCTCCTGGACCCCTACTTCTGGGGGAAGCGGCCCGTGGGCGCGGAGACGAGGgacccggcgacgcggcggcggtACGAGGAGACGTGGTCGTTCGTGTGCGGTGGGCGGTACGGCATCGACGACCCGCTGATCAACCCGCTGGCGGCGCCGGCGTCGGCGCTGCGGAGGCTGGCGTGCGCCCGCGTGGCGGTGACCACGTCGGGGCTGGACAACTTCGAGGCCCGCGGGGAGGCGTACGCCGCGGCGCTCAACGGCAGCGGGTGGCGCGGCGAGGTGGTGCGGTACGAGACCGCCGGCGAGCGGCACGTCTACTTCCTGGACCAGCCCGCCAGCCCCAAGTCCGCCAGGGAGCTGGCGTTCGCGGCCGCGTACCTGAGCCGGGAGTAG
- the LOC141020501 gene encoding 2-hydroxyisoflavanone dehydratase-like isoform X1, with amino-acid sequence MSDTGAGGDEVIHDAPGFIRVYKSGRVERFLRIDFAPPCTDAATGVSSKDLTILPGAGVSARIYLPPAPAGGQQGKLPVLVFFHGGAFCLGSAFDAAAYGHANQLAARAGAIVVSVEYRLAPEHPVPALYGDAWAALQWVAAHEGGQGAEPWLTNHADFGRVHVGGESAGANIAHHAAMRAGAEELGHGVKVSSLVLIHPYFLGGDSSESDEMGMALLDELVRLWPVVCPGTSGCDDPWINPMAEGAPSLAGLGCKRALVCVGGKDAMRGRGRLYREKLIGGGWQGEVEIWEADGQGHGFHLFRPTCAQAEAQTKRCKASLKSAILLSNCENVADTVVLVKQAMTTMTIHQSYNQ; translated from the exons ATGTCCGACACGGGCGCCGGCGGCGACGAGGTCATCCACGACGCCCCCGGCTTCATTCGCGTCTACAAGAGCGGCCGCGTCGAGCGCTTCCTGCGGATCGACTTCGCCCCGCCCTGTACCGACGCCGCCACCGGCGTCTCCTCGAAGGACCTCACCATCCTCCCGGGAGCCGGCGTGTCGGCGAGAATCTACCTCCCGCCTGCCCCCGCCGGCGGCCAACAGGGCAAGCTCCCCGTCCTCGTATTCTTCCATGGTGGTGCCTTCTGCCTCGGCTCGGCGTTCGACGCCGCCGCGTACGGCCACGCCAACCAGCTCGCCGCGCGGGCAGGCGCGATCGTCGTGTCGGTGGAGTACCGCCTCGCGCCGGAGCACCCCGTCCCCGCGCTCTACGGGGACGCCTGGGCGGCGCTCCAGTGGGTGGCCGCGCACGAGGGCGGCCAGGGCGCGGAGCCCTGGCTGACCAACCACGCGGACTTCGGGCGCGTCCACGTGGGCGGCGAGAGCGCCGGCGCCAACATCGCGCACCACGCCGCAATGCGTGCCGGTGCCGAGGAGCTGGGCCACGGCGTGAAGGTGAGCTCGCTCGTGCTGATCCATCCCTACTTCTTGGGGGGCGACAGCTCTGAGTCGGACGAGATGGGCATGGCGTTGCTCGACGAGCTGGTGCGGCTTTGGCCGGTGGTCTGCCCGGGGACCAGTGGGTGCGACGACCCGTGGATCAACCCGATGGCGGAGGGAGCGCCCAGCCTGGCCGGGCTGGGGTGCAAGCGCGCTCTGGTATGCGTTGGGGGCAAGGACGCCATGAGGGGAAGGGGAAGGCTGTACCGTGAGAAATTGATTGGGGGTGGGTGGCAAGGTGAGGTGGAAATCTGGGAGGCGGATGGGCAGGGTCACGGCTTCCATCTCTTCCGGCCGACATGCGCCCAGGCGGAAGCACAG ACTAAGAGATGTAAGGCTTCTCTTAAAAGTGCAATCCTATTGAGCAACTGTGAAAATGTCGCTGATACAGTGGTGCTGGTCAAGCAGGCCATGACCACTATGACGATCCATCAGTCATACAACCAATAG
- the LOC109778703 gene encoding tuliposide A-converting enzyme 1, chloroplastic, whose translation MAGSGASDDEVALEIEHCIRVFKSGRVERYFGSDPVPACTDAGTGVASKDRTISPDVAVRLYLPPLATEGGDEKKLPVLVYFHGGGFVLHTAFNAVFHAYLTSLAARARAIVVSVDYRLAPEHPLPAAYDDSWRALRWVASHAPGGAGEEPWLTDHGDFSRLSLGGESAGANIAHHLAMRAGPEGLPHGATISSGIVLVHPYFLGHGKVPSEDSDPVMAENVVKMWRVVCPQTTGVDDPWINPLAAGAPTMRGLACRRVLMCLAETDVVRDRGRAYCDGLKASGWAGQVDLLEVAGQGHCFHLGNFTCDDAVRQDDAIARFLNL comes from the coding sequence ATGGCCGGCTCCGGCGCCAGCGACGACGAGGTCGCCCTGGAGATCGAACACTGCATCCGAGTATTCAAGAGCGGCCGCGTGGAGCGCTACTTCGGGTCCGACCCCGTCCCGGCCTGTACcgacgccggcaccggcgtcgcCTCGAAAGACCGCACAATCTCCCCCGACGTGGCCGTCCGCCTCTACCTCCCGCCCCTCGCCACGGAGGGCGGCGACGAAAAGAAGCTACCCGTCCTCGTCTACTTCCACGGCGGCGGTTTCGTCCTCCACACCGCCTTCAACGCCGTCTTCCACGCGTACCTCACCTCCCTCGCCGCGCGCGCCCGGGCCATCGTCGTCTCCGTCGACTACCGCCTCGCGCCCGAGCACCCTCTCCCCGCCGCCTACGATGACTCGTGGCGGGCGCTGCGCTGGGTGGCGTCCCACGCCcccggcggcgccggcgaggagcCCTGGCTCACCGACCACGGCGACTTCTCCCGCCTGTCGCTCGGCGGCGAGAGCGCGGGCGCCAACATCGCGCACCACCTGGCGATGCGCGCCGGCCCCGAGGGCCTGCCCCACGGCGCGACCATCAGCAGCGGCATCGTGCTGGTCCACCCCTACTTCTTGGGCCACGGCAAGGTGCCCTCCGAGGACAGCGACCCCGTGATGGCCGAGAACGTGGTGAAGATGTGGCGCGTGGTGTGCCCCCAGACCACGGGCGTCGACGACCCGTGGATCAACCCGCTGGCCGCCGGCGCGCCGACGATGCGCGGGTTGGCGTGCCGGCGCGTGCTCATGTGCCTCGCGGAGACGGACGTGGTCCGCGACCGCGGCCGCGCGTACTGCGATGGGCTCAAGGCGAGCGGGTGGGCGGGGCAGGTGGACCTGCTTGAGGTGGCCGGGCAGGGCCACTGCTTCCATCTCGGCAACTTCACCTGCGACGATGCCGTCAGGCAGGATGACGCCATTGCCAGGTTCCTGAATCTGTAG
- the LOC141020501 gene encoding 2-hydroxyisoflavanone dehydratase-like isoform X2 translates to MSDTGAGGDEVIHDAPGFIRVYKSGRVERFLRIDFAPPCTDAATGVSSKDLTILPGAGVSARIYLPPAPAGGQQGKLPVLVFFHGGAFCLGSAFDAAAYGHANQLAARAGAIVVSVEYRLAPEHPVPALYGDAWAALQWVAAHEGGQGAEPWLTNHADFGRVHVGGESAGANIAHHAAMRAGAEELGHGVKVSSLVLIHPYFLGGDSSESDEMGMALLDELVRLWPVVCPGTSGCDDPWINPMAEGAPSLAGLGCKRALVCVGGKDAMRGRGRLYREKLIGGGWQGEVEIWEADGQGHGFHLFRPTCAQAEAQVYTY, encoded by the exons ATGTCCGACACGGGCGCCGGCGGCGACGAGGTCATCCACGACGCCCCCGGCTTCATTCGCGTCTACAAGAGCGGCCGCGTCGAGCGCTTCCTGCGGATCGACTTCGCCCCGCCCTGTACCGACGCCGCCACCGGCGTCTCCTCGAAGGACCTCACCATCCTCCCGGGAGCCGGCGTGTCGGCGAGAATCTACCTCCCGCCTGCCCCCGCCGGCGGCCAACAGGGCAAGCTCCCCGTCCTCGTATTCTTCCATGGTGGTGCCTTCTGCCTCGGCTCGGCGTTCGACGCCGCCGCGTACGGCCACGCCAACCAGCTCGCCGCGCGGGCAGGCGCGATCGTCGTGTCGGTGGAGTACCGCCTCGCGCCGGAGCACCCCGTCCCCGCGCTCTACGGGGACGCCTGGGCGGCGCTCCAGTGGGTGGCCGCGCACGAGGGCGGCCAGGGCGCGGAGCCCTGGCTGACCAACCACGCGGACTTCGGGCGCGTCCACGTGGGCGGCGAGAGCGCCGGCGCCAACATCGCGCACCACGCCGCAATGCGTGCCGGTGCCGAGGAGCTGGGCCACGGCGTGAAGGTGAGCTCGCTCGTGCTGATCCATCCCTACTTCTTGGGGGGCGACAGCTCTGAGTCGGACGAGATGGGCATGGCGTTGCTCGACGAGCTGGTGCGGCTTTGGCCGGTGGTCTGCCCGGGGACCAGTGGGTGCGACGACCCGTGGATCAACCCGATGGCGGAGGGAGCGCCCAGCCTGGCCGGGCTGGGGTGCAAGCGCGCTCTGGTATGCGTTGGGGGCAAGGACGCCATGAGGGGAAGGGGAAGGCTGTACCGTGAGAAATTGATTGGGGGTGGGTGGCAAGGTGAGGTGGAAATCTGGGAGGCGGATGGGCAGGGTCACGGCTTCCATCTCTTCCGGCCGACATGCGCCCAGGCGGAAGCACAG GTTTACACATATTGA
- the LOC109778701 gene encoding patatin-like protein 2: METGKHILCRQPPTYGNLITILSIDGGGIRGIIPAVALAFLESELQKLDGEEARLADYFDVIAGTSTGGLVTAMLTAPNKKRRPLFAAKDIQAFYMNHAPRIFPQLRGVFGRIMRILRSLSGPYYDGKYLHEVVRKKLGSARLHQTLTNVVIPTFDIKRLQPTIFSSYEVKKKKKNTMNALLSDICISTSAAPTYLPAHYFKTEDSHGNIKEFNLIDGGVAANNPALVAIGEVSKQIFKQDPDFFPIKPMDYGRFLVISLGTGSSKFEEKYDAQKAKSWGVLDWLLSSGSTPLVDIFTRASADMVDIHIASVFKALHSEQNYLRIQDDKLRGTLSSVDVATKDNLEKLVNVGEMLLKKPVSRANLETGQMVPACSDTEETNEEALKRFAKLLSDEKQIRQARSPK; this comes from the exons ATGGAGACTGGAAAACATATCTTGTGCAGACAACCACCAACTTATGGCAACCTCATCACAATTCTCTCGATCGATGGCGGAGGGATTCGAGGAATCATTCCAGCTGTTGCTCTTGCCTTTCTAGAATCAGAGTTGCAG AAACTTGATGGAGAGGAAGCCCGGTTAGCAGACTACTTTGATGTCATTGCTGGGACCAGCACAGGGGGACTTGTGACTGCGATGCTCACTGCACCAAATAAGAAGAGAAGACCACTTTTTGCGGCGAAGGATATTCAAGCATTTTATATGAACCATGCTCCCAGGATTTTCCCACAGCTCAG GGGTGTATTTGGTAGGATAATGAGGATACTTCGCTCATTGTCAGGACCTTATTATGATGGTAAGTACCTTCATGAAGTTGTGAGAAAGAAGTTAGGAAGTGCCAGGCTGCATCAGACGTTAACAAATGTGGTAATACCAACTTTCGACATCAAGCGGCTGCAACCAACCATTTTTTCGTCGTATGAG gttaagaagaagaagaagaacacaaTGAATGCTTTGTTATCAGATATTTGCATCAGCACGTCCGCTGCTCCAACTTATTTGCCTGCGCATTACTTCAAGACTGAAGATTCTCATGGAAACATCAAGGAGTTTAATCTTATTGATGGGGGAGTAGCTGCCAATAATCCG GCCTTAGTTGCCATTGGAGAAGTAAGCAAGCAGATATTCAAGCAAGATCCAGATTTCTTCCCAATAAAACCTATGGACTATGGCCGGTTTTTGGTCATTTCACTTGGCACAGGCTCATCAAAATTTGAAGAGAAGTACGATGCACAAAAGGCTAAATCATGGGGAGTGTTGGATTGGTTACTTAGCAGTGGATCTACACCATTAGTAGACATTTTCACACGGGCAAGTGCAGATATGGTGGATATTCACATTGCTTCTGTTTTCAAAGCCTTACATTCGGAGCAGAACTATCTGAGAATTCAA GATGATAAACTACGGGGGACACTCTCTTCAGTTGATGTTGCCACCAAGGATAACTTGGAGAAACTTGTCAATGTTGGAGAGATGCTGCTAAAGAAACCTGTCTCACGGGCAAATTTGGAGACTGGCCAGATGGTGCCTGCTTGTAGTGACACAGAGGAGACCAATGAGGAAGCACTCAAGAG ATTTGCAAAGCTGTTGTCTGATGAAAAGCAAATTCGCCAAGCAAGATCACCAAAATGA